In Vicinamibacteria bacterium, a genomic segment contains:
- the pilO gene encoding type 4a pilus biogenesis protein PilO, with protein MADNSLTRLPLAGQLGVSLLLAALMGGAFYYFWYSDKLDEEKAKRARLEQLQKDIRALEVTANKLQEFQREVQLLEAKLETLKRILPPERETPDLMRRVQYLAAQSNLVIRRFTPATPVTKDFYQEVPINVDVEGTYHMLGQFFDRVSRLSRLVNMGSIKIHNQPNQTASNTIGASAVATTFVYVETPPAPPPGAPRPAGR; from the coding sequence ATGGCGGACAACAGCCTCACTAGGCTCCCACTCGCCGGGCAACTGGGGGTTTCTCTGCTCCTGGCCGCCCTCATGGGCGGGGCGTTCTATTACTTCTGGTACTCCGACAAGCTCGACGAGGAGAAGGCCAAGCGAGCGCGGCTGGAACAGCTCCAGAAGGACATCCGGGCCCTCGAGGTGACGGCCAACAAGCTCCAGGAGTTCCAGCGCGAGGTCCAACTGCTTGAGGCCAAGCTGGAGACCCTGAAGCGCATCCTCCCACCGGAGAGGGAGACCCCGGACTTGATGCGGCGGGTCCAGTACCTGGCCGCCCAGTCGAACCTCGTCATCCGGAGGTTCACGCCCGCCACGCCCGTGACCAAGGACTTCTATCAGGAGGTTCCCATCAACGTGGACGTGGAAGGCACCTACCACATGCTCGGGCAGTTCTTCGACCGCGTGAGCCGCCTCTCTCGGCTGGTCAACATGGGTAGCATCAAGATCCACAACCAGCCGAACCAGACGGCCTCCAACACCATCGGCGCCTCCGCGGTCGCGACGACGTTTGTCTACGTGGAGACGCCACCCGCGCCCCCGCCCGGGGCGCCGCGGCCGGCCGGCCGATGA
- a CDS encoding invasin domain 3-containing protein, whose product MRLSSTQRRLWPLALILGLSGCDKLDRVSVPGLVGPSELGLSVQLTATPDVLNADGISQSIVRITLRDQNGAPAPGKAVFVQLARGDGFIIAGSILVGLLQTGVSVTTDTNGVAQVVYNAGTARGTFATIAARPYSFDANNALFGTVMILQE is encoded by the coding sequence ATGAGACTTTCCAGCACTCAAAGACGTCTGTGGCCGCTTGCTCTGATCCTCGGGCTGAGCGGATGTGACAAGCTCGACCGGGTCTCCGTTCCTGGCCTGGTCGGGCCCTCCGAACTGGGTCTCTCCGTCCAGCTGACGGCGACGCCCGACGTCCTGAACGCCGACGGCATCAGCCAGTCCATCGTGAGGATAACGCTCAGGGATCAGAACGGCGCTCCCGCCCCCGGCAAAGCTGTCTTCGTCCAGCTCGCGCGAGGGGACGGATTCATCATAGCGGGCAGCATCCTGGTGGGGCTCCTACAAACGGGTGTCTCCGTGACGACGGACACCAACGGCGTGGCCCAGGTCGTCTACAACGCGGGCACCGCCCGGGGCACATTCGCGACGATAGCAGCGCGTCCGTACAGCTTCGACGCGAATAACGCGCTCTTTGGCACCGTCATGATCCTCCAGGAATAA
- the pilQ gene encoding type IV pilus secretin PilQ produces MKAKLAGSALFAAVILTARAQPTLAQEHTPTAISDIRQESNDHSTRLIIVCTGPLAYTYYSPDPLTLVVDVPEVDASKIPSRISVGTREVESLRVTSLARADGRNLARLEVRLASLVPYQIFSRGKDLNLVFERPTATASARPPESAPVAPSAAAPAPAPVVEVAKDEPPAPSADKVPAPRPEKAAAAEKAVPKNAPHATQILGVAQAEDAGQLVFTVRANGRLQYQDFFLGNPDRLVVDFPDVTARASVRALEVNQKPVRKVRLAQFSAASPKVARLVLDLSARAPYRIVEGADGLKILFGEGGQEPTPAPLAALRTAPEPAAAAPVPVPVVAAAPAALSPAPAALTMPALPEPQIPPKESFEGQTLGQTGKTFTGPPISLDFKDGDLQDIFRLFADISGLNVVVNPGVSGKVTLKLTEVPWDQALDLILKTNGLGYTLEENVIRIAKLTDLQKEEQDRRKLQEEKALAGDLIDFTKRISYAKAGEMSDVIKKAGALSARGQINVDTRTNTIIIRDLPNYVEKSKDLIAELDRATPQVEIEARIVVTTRNFTRDLGIQWGFNQEYSPRLGNTTGVAFPNSIILNGGSVPGSGLPADQSGQASKAGIGTAGRGYAVNLPASQFNSAIGISLGNVLGSFNLDLALTALERQGRGRLLSTPKVTTQNNQAAEIKQGVQIPIQTVANNTVTVVFKDAVLTLKVTPQITDAGTVILNLEVENNAADFSNLVNGIPPINTQSAKTIVLVKDGSTAVVGGIYQSNEQTNQQRTPFLSKIPLLGYLFRNRFVTSTNNELLLFITPRITKG; encoded by the coding sequence ATGAAAGCGAAGCTCGCTGGGTCAGCCCTTTTTGCGGCCGTCATCCTGACCGCGCGGGCTCAGCCCACGCTGGCCCAGGAGCACACCCCGACGGCCATTTCCGACATTCGCCAGGAAAGCAACGACCATTCCACACGGTTAATCATCGTGTGCACGGGTCCTCTGGCTTACACCTACTACAGTCCCGACCCTCTGACCCTCGTGGTGGATGTCCCGGAGGTGGACGCCTCAAAGATCCCCTCCCGCATCAGCGTGGGAACGCGGGAAGTGGAGTCGCTGCGGGTCACGAGCCTGGCCCGCGCGGACGGGCGAAACCTTGCCCGGCTGGAGGTGCGTCTGGCCAGCCTCGTGCCCTACCAGATCTTCTCGCGAGGCAAGGACCTGAACCTCGTCTTTGAGCGCCCGACGGCCACCGCCTCCGCGCGGCCGCCCGAAAGCGCCCCCGTGGCTCCCTCCGCAGCCGCGCCCGCACCCGCCCCCGTCGTCGAGGTGGCCAAGGACGAGCCGCCGGCCCCGAGCGCGGACAAGGTACCGGCACCACGCCCAGAGAAGGCCGCAGCCGCCGAGAAGGCGGTGCCCAAGAACGCCCCGCATGCCACCCAGATCCTCGGGGTCGCGCAGGCGGAGGACGCTGGCCAGCTCGTTTTCACGGTCCGCGCCAACGGGCGTCTGCAGTATCAGGACTTCTTCCTCGGCAACCCCGACCGGCTGGTGGTGGACTTTCCGGATGTGACCGCCCGGGCCTCGGTGCGGGCCTTGGAAGTAAACCAGAAGCCGGTGCGCAAGGTCCGCCTGGCCCAATTCAGCGCGGCCTCCCCGAAGGTCGCCCGACTGGTCCTGGACCTCTCCGCCCGGGCCCCCTACCGGATCGTTGAAGGCGCCGACGGGCTAAAGATCCTGTTCGGGGAAGGTGGACAAGAGCCGACGCCCGCCCCGCTGGCGGCGCTGCGGACGGCTCCCGAGCCGGCGGCGGCGGCCCCCGTGCCCGTGCCCGTAGTGGCGGCCGCGCCCGCGGCTCTCAGCCCCGCCCCCGCGGCTTTGACCATGCCCGCCCTCCCCGAGCCCCAGATTCCGCCCAAGGAGTCGTTCGAGGGGCAGACCCTCGGACAGACGGGCAAGACCTTCACCGGCCCCCCCATAAGCCTCGACTTCAAGGACGGCGACCTCCAGGACATCTTCCGGCTCTTCGCCGACATCAGCGGGCTGAACGTGGTCGTGAACCCCGGGGTCAGCGGGAAGGTCACCCTCAAGCTCACGGAGGTGCCCTGGGACCAGGCCCTGGACCTGATCCTCAAGACCAATGGGCTCGGCTACACCCTGGAGGAGAACGTCATTCGCATCGCCAAGCTCACCGACCTCCAGAAGGAAGAGCAAGACCGGCGCAAGCTCCAGGAGGAGAAGGCTCTGGCTGGAGACCTCATCGATTTCACCAAGAGGATCTCCTACGCGAAGGCCGGCGAGATGTCGGACGTGATCAAGAAGGCGGGAGCCCTCTCAGCCCGCGGTCAGATCAACGTCGACACCCGTACCAACACCATCATCATTCGGGACCTCCCGAACTACGTGGAGAAGTCCAAGGACCTGATCGCGGAGCTCGATCGAGCCACGCCCCAGGTCGAGATCGAAGCCCGGATCGTGGTCACGACCCGAAACTTCACGCGTGACCTCGGCATCCAGTGGGGATTCAACCAAGAGTATTCCCCCCGCCTCGGCAACACGACCGGTGTGGCCTTCCCCAACTCGATCATCCTCAACGGCGGCTCCGTGCCGGGCTCCGGCCTGCCCGCGGACCAGAGCGGCCAGGCATCCAAAGCGGGCATCGGTACCGCCGGCCGCGGGTACGCCGTCAACCTGCCCGCATCCCAGTTCAACTCCGCGATCGGCATCTCCCTGGGCAACGTCCTGGGCAGTTTCAACCTGGATCTGGCTCTGACCGCCCTCGAGCGGCAAGGCCGGGGTCGCCTCCTGTCCACGCCCAAGGTCACGACCCAGAACAATCAGGCGGCCGAGATCAAGCAGGGCGTCCAGATCCCCATCCAGACCGTGGCCAACAACACGGTCACCGTGGTCTTCAAGGACGCGGTGCTCACCCTGAAAGTGACCCCCCAGATCACCGACGCCGGCACCGTGATCCTCAACCTCGAGGTGGAGAACAACGCCGCCGACTTCAGCAACCTGGTGAACGGGATTCCGCCCATCAACACGCAGTCCGCCAAGACCATCGTCCTCGTGAAAGACGGGTCCACCGCGGTCGTGGGTGGCATCTACCAGAGCAACGAGCAGACGAACCAACAGAGGACGCCGTTCCTGAGCAAGATCCCGCTCTTGGGCTACCTCTTCCGGAACCGCTTCGTAACGTCCACCAACAACGAGTTGCTCCTCTTCATCACGCCTCGGATCACGAAGGGGTAA
- a CDS encoding tetratricopeptide repeat protein, which yields MADNTRIDELRRRLDKEPGSRLFAQLAEELRKEGELSDAIRVARTGLLQHPAYTSAHMTLGRAYLDTGDLAGARAQFEAVLRGAPDNILASRFLGETLEAMGDLGSALLQYRATLRLAPGDRQVESQIRVLEERLGAPTLRKATPPPPPAAARPPLPPGPTAMAEAPAPPVAREPSPVEEPPLPPAAPPMEAPRAAEPTSAPAPPPVPFTPPSEVSFDLEAPFEAAPEAPGPVASAVPSPPEPPPPPPPPAAPPLETPRAVEPPPAPPLPLDIPFTPATEVSFDLEAPFETRGGAPLAPEPSPGRRLTDQGEAEARTVSPPVVAPFPREPLPPPREPDLIFEPEPTPVPPPPSETPGLSSSTLAELYFKQGFTEQAVEVYKELLQKEPENERLRARLAEITAVDRAPHGASPPTSGGPTADARAERRRVLEQTIARFEDMLAAIKRG from the coding sequence GTGGCCGACAACACCCGCATCGACGAGCTTCGTAGGCGCCTGGACAAAGAGCCGGGCTCCCGGCTGTTCGCCCAGCTGGCGGAGGAACTGCGCAAGGAGGGAGAGCTCTCGGATGCCATCCGCGTGGCCCGCACGGGCTTGCTCCAGCATCCGGCCTACACCTCCGCTCATATGACCCTGGGGCGGGCTTACCTAGACACGGGCGACCTCGCCGGGGCCCGGGCCCAATTCGAGGCGGTCTTGAGGGGCGCCCCCGACAACATCCTGGCCAGCCGCTTCTTGGGGGAGACCCTGGAAGCCATGGGGGATCTCGGTTCGGCGTTGTTGCAGTACCGCGCGACGCTGCGCTTGGCTCCCGGGGACCGACAGGTCGAGAGCCAGATCCGTGTCCTGGAAGAGAGGCTGGGCGCCCCCACGTTGCGCAAGGCTACGCCCCCACCTCCGCCGGCAGCCGCTCGGCCGCCCCTCCCTCCCGGGCCGACCGCGATGGCCGAGGCGCCCGCCCCGCCGGTCGCCCGCGAGCCCTCCCCGGTGGAAGAGCCTCCGCTGCCGCCCGCGGCCCCGCCGATGGAGGCTCCGAGAGCGGCCGAGCCCACATCCGCTCCGGCGCCGCCCCCGGTGCCGTTTACGCCCCCGAGCGAGGTGAGCTTCGACCTGGAGGCGCCGTTCGAAGCGGCGCCGGAGGCGCCCGGCCCCGTGGCGTCCGCGGTGCCGTCCCCACCGGAGCCACCTCCCCCCCCACCCCCTCCCGCGGCCCCGCCGCTCGAGACTCCGCGGGCGGTCGAGCCCCCACCCGCTCCCCCCCTGCCCCTGGATATCCCGTTCACCCCCGCGACCGAAGTGAGCTTCGACCTGGAGGCGCCGTTCGAGACGCGTGGTGGGGCCCCCCTCGCCCCCGAGCCCAGCCCCGGGCGCCGGCTGACCGACCAGGGCGAGGCCGAGGCCCGGACGGTGTCCCCCCCCGTGGTGGCTCCTTTCCCTCGGGAGCCGCTGCCCCCGCCGAGGGAGCCCGACCTGATCTTCGAGCCCGAGCCAACCCCAGTCCCGCCGCCGCCCTCCGAGACCCCGGGGCTTTCGTCCTCGACCCTGGCCGAGCTCTATTTCAAGCAGGGCTTCACCGAGCAGGCCGTGGAGGTCTACAAGGAGCTTCTGCAAAAGGAGCCGGAAAACGAGCGCTTGCGGGCGCGGCTGGCGGAGATCACCGCCGTCGACCGGGCTCCCCACGGCGCGAGCCCGCCCACATCCGGAGGGCCCACCGCCGACGCGCGGGCGGAGCGGCGTCGCGTCCTGGAGCAGAC